A genomic stretch from Phycisphaerae bacterium includes:
- a CDS encoding GspE/PulE family protein, with protein MVQLVDGLLARAISRKASDIHFEPSEGGMWVRYRLDGLLHEMDRLPAGLAENVIARLKVMAGLLTYRMDIPQEGAFQAQGHLTGGLPPIDVRVATFPTVRGERAVVRLIYTVGQVSALEDLGFSDEVVAEFRKAAEQPHGLILVTGPAGSGKSTTLYALARHILSATPGRSVVSLEDPVEQRVDGMAQIQIQPHGELDYVRAMRSLLRQDVEVLLVGEIRDAQTARVVIEAALTGHLIMSTLHSGDPAEAVVRLLEMGIEPYQIVGALSLVFSQRLVRLVCSACGGRGCESCAETGYLRRTACGQIAVMDESIRQAILDHRPVGELRGVIAADGADLAADARRLIEQGRTTVDEARRVLGSLFTCNESEKRSPVRH; from the coding sequence GTGGTTCAGCTGGTTGACGGCTTGCTGGCACGAGCGATCAGCCGCAAAGCGAGCGACATTCATTTTGAGCCGTCCGAGGGGGGTATGTGGGTCCGATATCGCTTGGACGGGCTTCTGCACGAGATGGACAGACTTCCGGCCGGGCTGGCGGAAAACGTCATCGCCCGGCTGAAGGTCATGGCGGGTCTCCTGACGTATCGGATGGATATCCCTCAGGAGGGGGCATTCCAGGCCCAAGGGCACCTTACTGGCGGCCTACCCCCCATTGATGTTCGGGTAGCCACATTCCCGACCGTTCGGGGAGAGAGAGCGGTTGTCCGGTTGATCTACACAGTAGGACAGGTCAGTGCCCTGGAGGATCTTGGCTTCTCAGATGAAGTGGTGGCGGAATTTCGTAAAGCCGCAGAGCAGCCGCACGGTCTGATTCTGGTCACCGGCCCGGCGGGAAGTGGTAAGAGCACAACCTTGTATGCCCTTGCGCGCCATATTCTGTCCGCCACGCCGGGCCGAAGCGTGGTCAGCCTCGAGGATCCGGTCGAGCAACGGGTTGACGGGATGGCCCAGATTCAGATCCAGCCCCATGGTGAGTTGGATTATGTGCGTGCTATGCGCTCGCTGCTCCGGCAGGACGTCGAGGTGTTGCTGGTAGGCGAGATCCGTGACGCCCAGACTGCCCGCGTCGTGATTGAGGCGGCTCTGACGGGTCACCTGATCATGAGTACGCTGCACAGCGGGGATCCGGCCGAGGCCGTTGTCCGGCTCCTGGAAATGGGCATCGAGCCTTACCAGATTGTCGGAGCGTTGTCGCTGGTCTTCAGTCAGCGGCTGGTTCGGCTGGTTTGCAGTGCGTGTGGGGGCCGGGGGTGCGAGTCGTGTGCGGAGACAGGCTACCTTAGGCGCACTGCCTGCGGTCAGATCGCGGTGATGGACGAATCGATTCGTCAAGCCATTCTCGATCATCGCCCGGTCGGGGAGTTGAGGGGCGTCATTGCCGCCGATGGAGCTGATCTGGCGGCGGATGCGCGAAGGCTGATCGAGCAAGGGCGGACGACGGTTGATGAGGCTCGACGCGTGCTCGGATCGCTTTTCACGTGCAACGAATCTGAAAAAAGGTCGCCGGTGCGACACTGA
- a CDS encoding cellulase family glycosylhydrolase — protein sequence MRLHERKYLGVLILTTVALDLLSPACCRADAFVRIQGDQFVLNGQVYKLKGTNYYPQNHMWADMWNSWDWPEITSEVDRMRDLGLNCVRILVPYSRGGWNGPDIPADRLQKLEDIVNLMGDHGIRAVVTLFDWETSFPASGSSTWNNHLTHMWKIVDRLKNNPFVLMWDVKNEPDHPSNYGSCDCNPGACGDWDCNPSSRDKIVSWLERMCNAVRSRDTNHPVSAGMRWWRNLPDVLSFIDVAIFHSYWPNIGTEEIPETKGLLGSNQKPILVEEWGWPTNPTPCNRDGQLIHDYNEAHQYSVYVNHLTAFEEHNIAGGLQWMTFDAKPYTTDPNESFENYFGLWKYGYALKPAGIYYREHYPVMRFPGTPPGTVTHLRLLRSGRGVEVSWTNPADGDFAGTMIRFAVAAAPALPTEGILLCDCPGAAGSSDSFIQSDPPRGLVFYSAFAYDTGVPSYAAPVSASIWVSAPGDFDGDGDVDQVDFGHLQTCFSGPFVPQTNPNCRNAMLDYDNDVDNGDFAIFQACFSGSDVAADASCGD from the coding sequence ATGAGACTTCATGAACGTAAGTATCTTGGCGTCCTGATCCTGACCACGGTTGCGTTGGACCTGTTGTCGCCGGCGTGCTGCCGCGCGGACGCGTTTGTCAGGATCCAGGGCGACCAATTCGTCTTGAACGGCCAAGTTTACAAGCTGAAGGGCACGAACTATTACCCGCAAAACCACATGTGGGCGGACATGTGGAACAGTTGGGATTGGCCGGAGATCACCTCTGAGGTTGACCGGATGCGCGACCTGGGGTTGAACTGCGTCCGCATCCTGGTTCCTTATAGTCGCGGCGGCTGGAACGGACCAGACATCCCGGCCGACCGGCTCCAGAAACTTGAGGACATCGTCAACCTGATGGGCGACCACGGCATCCGCGCGGTGGTGACCCTTTTCGACTGGGAGACGAGTTTTCCGGCCTCCGGCAGCTCGACGTGGAACAATCATCTCACCCACATGTGGAAAATCGTAGACCGTTTGAAGAATAATCCGTTCGTTCTGATGTGGGACGTCAAGAACGAGCCCGACCACCCGAGCAACTACGGCTCGTGCGACTGCAACCCCGGGGCATGCGGCGATTGGGACTGCAACCCCAGCAGTCGGGACAAGATCGTGAGCTGGCTGGAGCGCATGTGCAATGCCGTGCGGTCAAGGGATACCAATCACCCGGTCTCGGCGGGGATGCGTTGGTGGAGAAACCTGCCGGATGTGCTCAGCTTCATCGATGTGGCCATATTTCACTCTTACTGGCCCAATATCGGCACTGAGGAGATTCCGGAGACCAAGGGCTTGCTGGGGTCGAACCAGAAGCCGATCCTGGTTGAGGAATGGGGCTGGCCCACAAACCCCACGCCCTGCAACCGAGACGGCCAGTTGATCCATGACTACAACGAGGCGCATCAATACAGCGTTTACGTCAACCATCTCACGGCGTTTGAGGAACATAACATCGCCGGCGGCCTGCAGTGGATGACTTTCGACGCGAAGCCTTACACAACCGACCCGAACGAGAGCTTCGAGAACTACTTCGGCCTGTGGAAATACGGTTACGCGTTGAAGCCCGCCGGGATCTACTACCGCGAACACTATCCGGTGATGCGGTTCCCCGGCACGCCGCCCGGTACGGTGACCCATTTACGGCTGCTGCGTAGCGGACGAGGTGTCGAGGTGAGCTGGACCAACCCGGCGGATGGGGATTTTGCCGGAACGATGATCCGGTTCGCGGTTGCTGCCGCGCCGGCCCTGCCTACGGAGGGCATTCTGCTGTGCGATTGTCCGGGGGCCGCCGGCTCATCGGACAGTTTCATTCAGAGCGATCCTCCCCGCGGTCTCGTATTCTACAGTGCGTTCGCCTATGACACCGGAGTCCCGAGCTATGCGGCGCCGGTTTCAGCATCCATCTGGGTATCCGCGCCGGGCGATTTCGACGGTGACGGGGACGTCGACCAGGTTGATTTCGGGCACCTCCAGACCTGCTTCAGCGGGCCGTTCGTGCCGCAGACCAATCCCAACTGCCGTAATGCGATGCTGGACTACGACAACGATGTCGATAATGGGGACTTCGCCATTTTCCAGGCATGTTTTAGCGGATCGGACGTGGCGGCCGATGCGAGTTGTGGAGATTGA
- a CDS encoding type II secretion system F family protein, translated as MIPELIILLSVALGCVAAIFLLWQAGTYVVAWFRRPAVERIVISQIAGVLRQNLPLPMALSLAGDSEQGMARTHLKRISKLLSQGASLSEAMELGYRECSSLVVSLVAAGEKAGRLPAAVEQAEEYLIRKARWRRLFDVPLGLYVVLVLSLAGLMVSGIMVAIIPKFKTIFADFGTKLPEGTVTLIDISEWFVAGTPPGWLLVFLVAVAWIVLRFWKIEGQSVASRIGEAVRSNLPGVRRVEFGRGLAEMLRLMRTAVAGGMDLATAARLASSLRVNRGLCDRMRWFADLLEAGSKPADACRVCELGPVLSTALAAGTRSGNMDAALRYAADYHGALLSRWWIMLNSVAWPCCTVGLGLIVAFVVRALFEPLVELIRSVCGGEMG; from the coding sequence GTGATACCGGAACTGATCATCCTGTTGAGCGTAGCACTCGGATGCGTCGCCGCGATCTTCCTACTGTGGCAGGCGGGGACGTACGTTGTGGCCTGGTTCCGGCGGCCGGCGGTGGAGCGAATCGTGATCAGCCAGATCGCCGGCGTGTTGCGTCAGAATCTGCCGCTACCGATGGCGCTGTCGCTGGCCGGCGATTCCGAGCAGGGCATGGCCCGCACTCACCTCAAGCGAATCTCCAAGCTTCTGTCACAGGGAGCCTCGCTGTCAGAGGCAATGGAACTGGGTTATCGCGAGTGCTCATCGCTGGTCGTGAGCCTGGTGGCGGCGGGAGAGAAGGCCGGCCGACTGCCGGCGGCGGTGGAGCAGGCCGAGGAATACCTGATCAGAAAGGCGCGTTGGCGACGGCTGTTCGATGTGCCGTTGGGACTCTATGTTGTGCTTGTTCTCTCGCTCGCCGGACTCATGGTCAGTGGAATCATGGTGGCCATCATCCCCAAGTTCAAGACCATATTCGCCGATTTCGGAACCAAGCTGCCCGAAGGTACCGTGACACTGATCGACATTTCGGAATGGTTTGTGGCGGGCACGCCGCCAGGCTGGCTGCTCGTATTCCTGGTTGCCGTTGCCTGGATCGTGCTGCGGTTTTGGAAGATCGAAGGCCAGTCGGTAGCGTCGAGAATCGGTGAGGCCGTTCGCTCAAATCTGCCGGGGGTCCGGCGCGTGGAATTTGGGCGAGGGCTGGCGGAAATGCTGCGTCTGATGCGAACCGCCGTGGCCGGCGGGATGGATCTGGCGACAGCCGCGCGGCTTGCTTCGAGTCTGAGAGTCAACCGCGGTCTGTGCGACCGGATGCGGTGGTTTGCGGATTTGCTCGAAGCCGGCAGTAAACCTGCCGATGCCTGCCGCGTCTGCGAGCTGGGGCCGGTGTTGTCGACCGCCTTAGCCGCGGGAACGAGGTCGGGCAACATGGACGCTGCTCTGCGGTATGCCGCCGATTATCACGGGGCCCTATTGTCGCGGTGGTGGATCATGCTCAACTCGGTCGCATGGCCCTGTTGCACCGTCGGCTTGGGTTTGATCGTCGCGTTTGTCGTGAGGGCTCTGTTTGAGCCGCTGGTCGAGTTGATCCGGTCGGTTTGTGGCGGAGAGATGGGCTGA
- a CDS encoding type II secretion system F family protein, with the protein MPWFEYEGLTPGRTAIAGRVEAAHRERALEDLAQMRIEVRELRVAEPPPRGRAAISEDDLVFFNEQLASLAEAGIALDDGLAQMARDVESPRLREWINALVTDLRSGIPLDRAIAAREQGLPLLYSRVIRAGIDSGELPATLLNLNQHLRLAGNVRRLVWEVVSYPLLVACIALTVISAFFLLVVPQMREIFADFGTALPALTVLLLQIADHYFLLLIGTGCAAAVLAATWTSLRFSESGLSLREGIVMSIPVIGRVYRASLIARFLRCVSTAVATGIPLPQAMRLGGGATGSVRLAADAERLAAEAEKGRSVFVASQTARIIPPLFGFCVQVAVGRDALPTAIGQLARSYENRALHAQSMLRTLLFPLLVIVLGGFLALAIVGMFLPLVTLINSVGAGGA; encoded by the coding sequence ATGCCCTGGTTTGAATACGAAGGTTTGACGCCCGGCAGAACGGCCATTGCCGGACGTGTGGAGGCCGCTCATCGCGAGCGGGCCCTTGAGGATCTTGCTCAGATGCGGATCGAGGTGCGGGAACTGCGCGTTGCCGAGCCCCCGCCGCGAGGCCGTGCGGCGATCAGTGAGGACGATCTTGTCTTTTTCAACGAGCAACTGGCCTCGCTGGCGGAGGCGGGCATTGCTCTGGACGACGGGCTGGCTCAAATGGCTCGGGATGTGGAATCGCCCCGGCTGCGGGAGTGGATCAACGCCCTGGTGACCGACCTGCGAAGCGGCATCCCGCTTGACCGGGCCATCGCCGCGCGCGAGCAGGGTTTGCCGCTTCTCTACAGTCGGGTGATTCGGGCCGGCATCGACTCGGGCGAGCTGCCGGCCACGTTGCTGAACCTCAATCAGCACCTGCGGCTGGCCGGCAATGTTCGGCGACTGGTGTGGGAGGTCGTCAGTTATCCTCTGCTCGTTGCGTGCATTGCCCTGACGGTCATCTCGGCATTCTTTCTGCTTGTTGTACCGCAGATGAGAGAAATCTTTGCTGATTTCGGGACCGCGCTGCCCGCCCTTACCGTTCTCCTGCTCCAGATTGCCGACCATTATTTCCTCTTACTCATAGGAACCGGCTGCGCGGCGGCAGTCCTTGCGGCGACGTGGACGAGCCTGAGGTTCTCCGAGAGCGGCCTGTCGCTTCGTGAAGGTATCGTGATGTCCATTCCTGTCATTGGACGCGTATACCGAGCGTCTCTCATCGCACGATTCCTTCGCTGCGTTTCGACCGCGGTGGCCACGGGTATTCCTCTTCCCCAGGCGATGCGTCTTGGTGGCGGTGCAACCGGTTCGGTGCGCCTGGCAGCGGATGCGGAGCGTCTGGCGGCCGAAGCGGAGAAGGGGCGGTCGGTCTTCGTCGCCAGCCAGACGGCCCGCATCATACCGCCGTTGTTCGGTTTCTGCGTCCAGGTGGCGGTGGGCCGGGACGCGCTGCCAACCGCGATCGGCCAGCTCGCCAGGTCATACGAGAACCGTGCCCTGCATGCTCAGTCGATGCTTCGCACCCTGCTGTTTCCGCTGCTGGTCATTGTGTTAGGAGGGTTCCTGGCGTTGGCGATCGTGGGCATGTTTCTTCCACTGGTGACATTGATCAACTCCGTCGGGGCCGGCGGCGCTTGA
- the trxA gene encoding thioredoxin, with translation MAGANTKTFTEDNFQQEVLEATEPVLVDFWADWCMPCKALGPTIDELANENVGKAKVGKVDTDANPSLATRYAISAIPTVILFKNGEVKERFVGLRSKRDLQASLDAAM, from the coding sequence ATGGCCGGGGCAAATACCAAGACCTTTACCGAAGATAATTTCCAGCAGGAGGTCCTCGAGGCCACCGAACCGGTGCTGGTCGATTTCTGGGCCGACTGGTGCATGCCCTGCAAAGCCCTGGGGCCGACCATCGATGAACTGGCCAATGAGAACGTCGGCAAGGCAAAGGTCGGTAAGGTCGATACCGATGCCAACCCGTCGCTGGCCACCCGCTACGCGATCAGTGCAATTCCCACCGTGATCCTATTCAAGAACGGCGAGGTCAAGGAACGCTTCGTGGGCCTCAGAAGCAAGCGCGATCTTCAGGCCTCCCTGGACGCCGCCATGTAG